In the uncultured Campylobacter sp. genome, one interval contains:
- a CDS encoding FtsX-like permease family protein → MVGNNGAFFRGAIFKSIINSGIRSFVIFVAIMLGSAVCAAFVNIYADIDKKVASELNSYGANLIVSPANLENSHMDEAALDAKFAKIPALKSANKYLFGSANLGVNSGIIMGVNFSSLRDTMPFLDLKEGSFIGVDFDDKNALIGQDLAKLLGAKLGDSIEITPIGSNETSKVKIKGIVYDGQKEDGMLLISLPLAQKILNQPAQVNYAEAIVSGDFKQLSEISKSLSDAQMSFAPIGKVSKTQGIILNKIKLLMLLIGITILLITSVCINTSLSSILLSRIKEFALIRAIGASKQNLLHLILSEILTVCVAGSLVGVFVGYLLAILLGHLIFSSSVDFRLISLFAAVALSLIFALAASYYPIKKALNPNLANLLRE, encoded by the coding sequence ATGGTAGGAAATAACGGAGCGTTTTTCAGAGGCGCGATCTTTAAAAGTATCATCAACAGCGGCATCCGCAGCTTCGTAATTTTCGTCGCGATCATGCTAGGCAGCGCGGTTTGCGCGGCGTTCGTAAATATCTACGCCGACATCGATAAAAAGGTCGCCAGCGAGTTAAACAGCTACGGCGCAAATTTAATCGTAAGCCCCGCAAATTTAGAAAATTCTCATATGGATGAAGCGGCGCTCGATGCGAAATTTGCCAAAATTCCAGCTCTAAAAAGCGCGAATAAATACCTTTTCGGCAGCGCAAATTTAGGCGTAAACTCAGGCATCATCATGGGCGTAAATTTCTCCTCCCTGCGCGATACTATGCCGTTTTTGGATCTTAAAGAGGGCTCGTTTATCGGCGTGGATTTCGACGATAAAAACGCTCTCATCGGACAAGATCTCGCTAAACTTTTGGGCGCGAAGCTCGGCGATAGTATCGAGATCACGCCGATCGGCTCAAACGAAACGAGCAAGGTTAAGATAAAAGGCATCGTCTATGACGGGCAGAAAGAGGACGGCATGTTGCTAATCTCGCTGCCGCTGGCGCAAAAAATTTTAAATCAGCCTGCGCAGGTAAACTACGCCGAAGCGATCGTAAGCGGCGATTTTAAGCAGCTTAGCGAAATTTCAAAAAGCCTGAGCGATGCGCAGATGAGCTTCGCGCCGATCGGCAAGGTATCCAAGACCCAAGGCATCATCTTAAATAAAATCAAGCTTTTGATGCTTCTTATCGGCATTACGATCCTTCTGATCACCTCGGTCTGCATCAACACGAGCCTTAGCTCGATCCTGCTTTCGCGGATCAAAGAGTTCGCGCTCATCCGCGCAATCGGCGCGAGCAAGCAAAATTTGCTCCACCTGATCCTGAGCGAAATTTTAACCGTCTGCGTCGCAGGCTCGCTAGTGGGGGTATTCGTGGGATACCTGCTCGCGATCTTGCTCGGGCATCTGATATTTTCAAGCAGCGTGGATTTTAGGCTGATTAGCCTCTTTGCGGCGGTCGCGCTGAGCCTGATTTTTGCGCTCGCGGCAAGCTACTATCCGATCAAAAAGGCGCTGAATCCGAATTTAGCGAATCTATTAAGGGAATGA
- a CDS encoding ABC transporter permease encodes MFLRIIKSSILNSRDSKILAFLTIFLSVSLIACMLNITLKIGDQVAKELRSYGSNIVVLPRSQSLSIEIGGREYSPLKNDDFLKESELHKIKEIFWRNNITAFAPFLTTRAGDYDVVGTYFEKDVGVSDEPDFRSGVRSLYPFWSVEGQWVKDGVENEVLAGDGLGLKVGDTVKLGDYEVKVVGILHGAEDEAKKLIANLSLVQKLTHKEGLIAKAEVSAMTIPEDDLSVKARRSLDNLDATEYDTWYCSAYVSSIAYQITEEYPNATAKAVLSVSEAQSGITKKIQNLMGVVSILSLLISSICITSLLSSEIYKRKKEIGLLKALGASNFMIYIQFAAEIFVICVASSLVGAVVGYALSWAIAYQIFGSFIGVSLMVFPLSIVFGLLICIIGSILPLRGVIKLLPAEVLYGRK; translated from the coding sequence ATGTTTTTACGCATCATCAAATCATCCATTTTAAACTCCAGGGATAGCAAAATTCTAGCGTTTTTGACGATATTTTTATCGGTTTCGCTGATCGCTTGCATGCTAAATATCACGCTAAAAATTGGCGATCAGGTCGCTAAGGAGCTACGTAGCTACGGCTCAAATATTGTAGTGCTACCGCGCTCGCAAAGCCTAAGCATCGAGATCGGCGGGCGCGAATACTCTCCGCTTAAGAATGACGATTTCTTAAAAGAGAGCGAGCTGCATAAGATCAAAGAAATTTTTTGGCGCAATAATATCACCGCCTTTGCGCCTTTTTTAACTACCCGCGCGGGAGATTACGACGTCGTGGGAACCTACTTTGAAAAGGACGTGGGCGTTAGCGACGAGCCTGATTTCAGATCGGGCGTGCGCTCGCTCTATCCATTTTGGAGCGTAGAGGGGCAGTGGGTAAAAGACGGCGTCGAGAATGAGGTGCTCGCAGGCGACGGGCTTGGGCTAAAGGTCGGCGATACGGTTAAGCTTGGAGATTATGAGGTTAAAGTCGTAGGGATTTTGCACGGCGCGGAGGATGAAGCCAAAAAGCTGATCGCAAATTTATCGCTGGTACAAAAGCTAACGCACAAAGAGGGTCTCATCGCTAAGGCAGAAGTCAGCGCCATGACGATCCCCGAAGACGATCTATCCGTAAAGGCAAGAAGGAGCCTTGATAATCTAGACGCCACAGAATACGACACATGGTATTGCTCGGCATACGTTAGCTCCATCGCATATCAGATCACCGAGGAGTATCCAAACGCGACCGCTAAGGCGGTGCTTAGCGTCAGCGAAGCTCAAAGCGGCATCACGAAAAAAATTCAAAATTTAATGGGCGTCGTAAGCATTCTGTCGCTGCTAATTTCAAGCATCTGCATCACGAGCCTGCTAAGCAGCGAGATTTACAAGCGCAAAAAGGAGATCGGCTTGCTTAAGGCGCTGGGAGCAAGCAACTTTATGATCTATATCCAGTTCGCCGCTGAAATTTTTGTCATCTGCGTAGCAAGCTCACTCGTGGGCGCAGTCGTGGGCTACGCACTTAGCTGGGCGATCGCGTATCAAATTTTTGGCTCCTTTATCGGCGTCTCACTTATGGTCTTTCCGCTTAGCATCGTCTTTGGACTTCTTATTTGCATTATCGGCTCGATCTTACCGCTACGCGGAGTGATCAAGCTATTGCCTGCGGAGGTGCTTTATGGTAGGAAATAA
- a CDS encoding Fe-S-containing protein, which translates to MTIFFYHVSLALFPLAFLSAYLGGRRFISASFLPALLGAAFGALCFSAFARSANADTGKIVFDALALLALLALLFAFKFKRFYLTAIVIFALGCAYGFEYRFIGMNFKIFSGELLDSFSLTNLFMAVLGALALILFYFIYRSALARASRGAKLASFVIVWAFAFIAKIGFLGLDLRQADAPKALAAKGFEGLSNAIGSSEFLSVIAKIIHYNNSYLTLALCLIAALIALLTAFRAPSRVPREADIIKFREVKAGRFAIFRDFSLILSLGILISFLGLYYILVASKPPTIDEPKIIEPQGAEFIIDANIVKDGKLHRFAYVTDDGHKVRFFLLNRFTDKFAPVAVFDACSICGDMGYIKKGDELICIACNVRIFLPSVGKLGGCNPIPLDYKLEGQNIVIALKTIEDGASYFSEIVDKKVIDPVSRKEILNTSKFSYLYYGRTYFFESEANANAFTAHPERYVDENGTLKELK; encoded by the coding sequence ATGACGATATTTTTTTATCACGTTAGCTTGGCTCTATTTCCGCTCGCGTTTTTAAGCGCGTATCTGGGCGGCAGGCGCTTTATCAGCGCATCGTTTTTGCCCGCGCTTTTAGGAGCTGCATTCGGGGCGCTGTGCTTTAGCGCATTTGCGCGCTCGGCAAACGCCGATACGGGCAAGATCGTATTTGATGCGCTCGCACTTTTAGCGCTGCTCGCGCTGCTGTTTGCGTTTAAGTTTAAGCGATTCTATCTTACCGCTATAGTTATTTTTGCTCTTGGTTGCGCGTATGGATTTGAATACCGCTTCATAGGGATGAATTTTAAAATTTTCTCCGGCGAGCTATTGGACAGCTTCAGCCTAACCAACCTCTTCATGGCGGTTTTAGGTGCGCTGGCGCTAATTTTATTCTATTTTATTTATCGCTCAGCTCTAGCGCGCGCAAGCAGAGGCGCAAAGCTAGCGTCATTCGTCATCGTGTGGGCGTTTGCCTTTATCGCTAAAATCGGCTTTTTAGGCCTTGATCTGCGCCAGGCAGACGCGCCCAAAGCACTAGCTGCGAAGGGTTTTGAAGGGCTTTCAAACGCGATCGGCTCGTCCGAGTTTCTAAGCGTCATCGCTAAAATCATCCACTACAATAACTCCTATCTGACGCTAGCTCTTTGCCTTATAGCCGCGCTAATTGCGCTACTTACGGCATTTCGTGCGCCAAGTCGAGTGCCTCGCGAAGCGGACATTATAAAATTTAGAGAAGTTAAAGCGGGCAGATTTGCCATTTTTAGAGATTTTAGCCTGATCTTATCGCTTGGGATTTTAATCAGCTTTTTGGGGCTTTATTATATCTTGGTCGCCTCAAAACCGCCTACGATCGATGAACCTAAGATCATCGAGCCGCAAGGCGCGGAATTCATAATCGATGCAAACATCGTAAAAGATGGCAAGCTGCACCGCTTTGCCTACGTTACCGACGACGGGCATAAGGTTAGATTTTTTCTACTAAACCGCTTCACGGACAAATTTGCCCCGGTCGCGGTTTTTGACGCGTGCTCGATCTGCGGCGATATGGGCTATATCAAAAAAGGCGACGAGCTCATCTGCATCGCTTGCAACGTGCGTATATTTTTGCCGAGCGTCGGCAAGCTGGGCGGCTGCAACCCGATCCCGCTGGATTATAAGCTAGAGGGGCAAAATATCGTCATCGCGCTTAAGACGATCGAAGATGGCGCGTCCTATTTCTCGGAGATTGTGGATAAAAAGGTGATCGATCCGGTCAGTAGAAAAGAAATTTTAAACACCTCTAAATTTAGCTATCTTTACTACGGACGCACCTACTTTTTCGAAAGCGAAGCGAATGCAAACGCCTTCACCGCGCACCCCGAGCGCTATGTAGATGAAAACGGCACGCTAAAGGAGCTTAAATAA